A single genomic interval of Cyprinus carpio isolate SPL01 chromosome B24, ASM1834038v1, whole genome shotgun sequence harbors:
- the LOC122142235 gene encoding uncharacterized protein LOC122142235 gives MASIESFIKSPSEALLNVLSKGQLWELVEHYGIGDVDKRLKKNELKTVLKVKLSEEEILSVANEEVIEEKESVDLFSGLSFEQKKEILKMQQMHSREMANVVKERELELKRLKMDDLLKKREIELLQLKHSQQLESEKLSRDFELQVQRLKLIGEGKMPFEGVPSQERVSRSFDVVGNLKLLPKFNERDPDVFFSLFESIAEERNWPIADRVVMLQSVITGRAQEAYMALTVEDRKDYDKVKSTILRVYELVPEAYRQRFRSWRRGERQTHVEVGRELTAHFDRWCAASNCPLRRWRAWQPATLFRRSCC, from the exons ATGGCATCCATCGAAAGCTTTATTAAATCTCCGTCGGAGGCTTTGTTAAATGTGCTTTCTAAAGGACAATTGTGGGAACTTGTGGAACATTATGGTATTGGAGATGTGGATAAACGGTTAAAAAAGAAtgagttaaaaacagttttgaaagtaaAGTTGAGTGAGGAAGAAATTTTGTCCGTTGCGAATGAAGAGGTTATTGAGGAGAAAGAATCGGTGGACCTTTTTTCAGGTTTATCTTTTGAACAGAAAAAAGAGATCCTTAAGATGCAGCAAATGCATAGTCGAGAGATGGCTAATGTAGTTAAGGAACGCGAACTTGAATTGAAAAGGTTGAAAATGGACGATTTGCTTAAAAAACGCGAAATAGAATTATTGCAGCTCAAACATTCGCAACAGCTGGAATCTGAGAAGCTGTCGCGAGATTTTGAGTTGCAAGTTCAGCGGTTAAAATTAATCGGTGAAGGTAAAATGCCATTTGAAGGTGTACCATCACAGGAAAGAGTATCGCGTTCATTTGATGTGGTAGGGAATTTAAAATTGCTTCCTAAGTTTAATGAACGTGATCCCGATGTTTTTTTCTCGTTGTTTGAGAGTATTGCGGAGGAACGTAACTGGCCTATTGCTGATCGAGTAGTGATGCTTCAAAGTGTAATTACCGGTAGAGCACAAGAGGCCTATATGGCGCTTACGGTGGAAGATCGAAAAGACTATGACAAGGTTAAGTCTACTATTCTGAGAGTGTATGAGTTGGTTCCAGAAGCGTACCGTCAGCGTTTTAGGAGTTGGCGAAGAGGAGAACGTCAGACTCATGTTGAAGTGGGGAGAGAGCTGACTGCGCATTTTGATCGGTGGTGCGCTGCATCAAAT TGCCCCCTGAGGAGGTGGAGAGCGTGGCAACCGGCTACTTTGTTCAGGAGGAGTTGCTGTTGA